A single window of Leptolyngbya ohadii IS1 DNA harbors:
- a CDS encoding glycoside hydrolase — protein sequence MSHPLYVAFIWHQHQPLYKSRLDGEYRLPWVRLHGTKDYLDLVLLLEQYPRLHQTVNLVPSLMLQIEDYAAGTAFDPYLKLALSATDSLSEEQKRFIVEHFFDANHHTMIDPFPRYAELYGQRHDRGWDWCVEHWNAQDYGDLLAWHNLAWFDPLFWDDAEISQWLDQGRGFTLSDRQRIYSKQRQILSRIIPQHRQMQEAGQLEVTTTPYTHPILPLLADTNAGRVAVPQMKLPQHRFQFPQDTDRHLRKAKQMYRDRFGCEPRGLWPSEQSVSPAILPKVAQQGFQWLCSDEAVLGWTIDHFFHRDALGTVTEPEKLYRPYRLATPDGDLAIVFRDHRLSDLIGFTYGAMEPRQAAADLVGQLDAISRQLKSRQASVRTSLEQPWLVTIALDGENCWEFYQQDGKPFLESLYQTLSDHPGVELVTVSEYLAKFPPTASLPTNALHSGSWVDGSFTTWIGDPVKNRAWDYLTEARQVLASHPEATEENNPEVWEALDAAEGSDWFWWFGEGHSSNQDAMFDQLFREHLLALYRALNHPVPPYLKQAIEDHQAKGDHRPSNYIHPSIDGLGDEQDWDKAGRIEVGGARGTMHQSSVVQRVWYGVDHLSLYLRVDFKAGARPGIDFPPEVHLLWFYPDRPMHNSPAPLAELPNEPPLNYLFHHHLGINLITQSLWFQEAGDYFQWQAHRTRAKVAFENCLEVAIPWADLQAIEPDWTLRLVVLLAEEGRYVSYLPENELIPVDVP from the coding sequence ATGTCCCACCCCCTCTACGTCGCCTTTATCTGGCATCAGCACCAGCCGCTCTATAAAAGCCGATTAGACGGTGAGTATCGCCTGCCCTGGGTAAGGCTGCACGGCACAAAGGACTATCTGGATCTGGTGCTGCTGCTGGAGCAATATCCCCGGCTGCATCAGACCGTGAATCTAGTGCCGTCGCTGATGCTGCAAATAGAGGACTATGCGGCAGGAACGGCATTCGATCCCTACCTGAAGCTGGCTCTGAGTGCCACGGATAGCCTGAGCGAGGAGCAAAAACGCTTTATTGTAGAGCATTTCTTTGATGCGAACCATCACACGATGATCGATCCCTTCCCCCGCTATGCCGAACTCTATGGGCAGCGGCACGATCGCGGCTGGGATTGGTGTGTGGAACATTGGAACGCGCAGGACTATGGCGATTTGCTGGCATGGCATAACCTTGCCTGGTTTGATCCGCTGTTTTGGGACGATGCCGAGATCTCCCAGTGGCTCGATCAGGGACGCGGGTTTACCTTGAGCGATCGCCAGCGGATTTACTCTAAACAGCGGCAGATCCTCAGCCGGATTATTCCCCAACATCGCCAGATGCAGGAAGCGGGTCAGCTTGAGGTCACAACGACCCCCTACACCCATCCGATTCTGCCCCTGCTGGCAGATACCAACGCCGGACGGGTGGCAGTGCCGCAAATGAAATTGCCCCAGCACCGCTTTCAGTTTCCCCAGGACACCGATCGCCATCTCCGTAAGGCAAAGCAGATGTACCGCGATCGATTTGGCTGTGAACCCAGGGGACTCTGGCCTTCCGAACAGTCCGTTAGTCCTGCGATTTTGCCAAAGGTGGCGCAGCAGGGTTTCCAGTGGCTTTGCTCCGATGAGGCGGTGCTGGGCTGGACGATCGATCATTTCTTCCATCGGGATGCCTTGGGTACGGTGACAGAGCCGGAGAAGCTGTATCGTCCCTATCGTTTAGCCACACCGGACGGGGATCTGGCGATCGTGTTTCGCGATCATCGGCTCTCGGATCTGATTGGCTTTACCTATGGGGCAATGGAACCTCGCCAGGCGGCGGCGGATTTGGTGGGACAGCTCGATGCCATTTCGCGACAGCTTAAATCCCGTCAGGCATCGGTGAGGACGAGTCTGGAACAGCCCTGGCTGGTGACGATCGCTCTGGATGGCGAAAATTGCTGGGAGTTTTATCAGCAGGACGGCAAGCCATTTCTAGAAAGCCTCTACCAAACCCTGAGCGACCATCCCGGCGTGGAGTTAGTGACGGTTTCCGAGTATCTGGCGAAGTTTCCGCCGACGGCAAGCCTTCCCACAAACGCCCTGCACAGCGGCTCCTGGGTAGACGGCAGTTTCACGACCTGGATTGGCGATCCGGTAAAAAATCGCGCCTGGGACTATCTGACGGAAGCGCGACAGGTGCTTGCCAGCCACCCCGAAGCCACGGAGGAAAACAATCCTGAAGTCTGGGAAGCCCTAGATGCGGCGGAAGGCTCGGACTGGTTCTGGTGGTTTGGCGAGGGGCATAGCTCCAACCAGGACGCCATGTTTGATCAGTTGTTTCGCGAACACTTGCTGGCACTCTATCGCGCTCTAAACCATCCCGTGCCCCCCTACCTGAAGCAGGCGATCGAAGACCATCAGGCAAAGGGGGATCATCGTCCTTCCAACTATATCCATCCGTCGATCGATGGACTGGGCGACGAGCAGGACTGGGATAAGGCGGGACGCATAGAAGTTGGGGGAGCCAGAGGCACAATGCATCAGAGCAGTGTCGTGCAGCGGGTCTGGTATGGCGTGGATCACCTGAGTCTTTATCTGCGGGTAGATTTCAAGGCAGGCGCAAGACCGGGAATCGATTTTCCGCCGGAGGTTCATCTGCTGTGGTTCTACCCCGATCGCCCTATGCACAATAGCCCTGCACCCCTGGCAGAGTTGCCCAACGAGCCGCCGCTCAACTATTTATTCCACCATCATCTGGGAATTAACCTGATCACCCAATCCCTCTGGTTTCAGGAGGCGGGGGATTATTTCCAGTGGCAAGCCCACCGGACTCGCGCCAAGGTTGCGTTCGAGAACTGTCTGGAGGTAGCGATTCCCTGGGCAGATTTGCAGGCGATCGAGCCGGATTGGACATTGCGGTTGGTGGTGCTGCTGGCAGAAGAGGGACGATATGTGAGCTACCTTCCTGAAAATGAGCTGATTCCGGTAGATGTTCCCTAG
- a CDS encoding type IV pilin protein, with the protein MKTDLKAKLLQHLIDQHKDEGFTLIELLVVIIVIGILAAIALPSYLNQVNKARESEARAFVGAMNRAQQAYYLVHDSFAADLTILQLAVPASSQYYSYSTTVSAGDAESRAARVAGSRVAEFSGVVWEQSGLTYGRFCKGVTPSRTCSQ; encoded by the coding sequence ATGAAGACAGATCTGAAAGCGAAGCTACTGCAACACCTGATTGATCAGCACAAAGACGAAGGCTTCACGCTCATTGAGCTACTGGTCGTCATTATCGTGATCGGAATTTTGGCGGCGATCGCCCTACCCTCTTACCTGAATCAGGTCAATAAAGCCCGCGAATCAGAAGCTCGTGCCTTTGTAGGAGCGATGAACCGCGCCCAGCAAGCCTACTATCTGGTTCATGACTCCTTCGCAGCTGACCTCACTATTTTGCAGCTGGCAGTTCCCGCATCCTCTCAGTACTATAGCTACAGCACTACAGTCAGTGCAGGAGATGCAGAATCGCGGGCTGCGCGAGTGGCAGGCAGCAGGGTGGCAGAGTTTAGCGGTGTGGTTTGGGAACAAAGTGGTTTAACCTACGGCAGATTTTGCAAGGGAGTTACCCCCAGTCGCACCTGCTCTCAGTAA
- a CDS encoding class I SAM-dependent methyltransferase, with amino-acid sequence MDIEAKQELDQDALEKIRQQFDHSPYPRIGIEVSPKQEYGTLYLHSLVTPHYLKYRRVTETTGKVILDAGCGSGYKSLILAEANPGAKIVGIDLSPKSVELAEKRLKHHGFDNAVFYAMSIYDLPQLNMQFDYINCDEVLYLLPDPLAGLQAMQAVLKPDGLIRTNLHNAYQRSMFYRAQNLFKLMGLMDEAPGEMEEEAVAETMQALKPTTRLRMEAWEKRYETGELTPDQKKELLYSNHLLVGDKGFTVPDMFEMLHQSDLELVSMVNWRHWDVIDLFQKPDDLPALWAMGLENATIEEKLRLYELLNPVHRLMDFWCGHPSEPATTIDDWSDTDWEGAIVHLHPQLRIEAVKEKLLESVSRMVPFEISQFVPMPALSPICLESATASCLLPLWESPQPIYALAERFRRVRPVNPATLEPIAATDAFTQVKQMLCLLEPFLYVLLER; translated from the coding sequence ATGGACATCGAAGCAAAGCAGGAATTAGATCAGGACGCATTAGAAAAAATTCGACAGCAGTTTGACCATTCCCCTTATCCACGTATTGGAATTGAAGTTTCTCCGAAGCAAGAGTACGGCACACTCTACCTTCACAGTCTCGTAACGCCCCATTACCTAAAGTATCGCCGCGTTACGGAGACTACTGGCAAGGTAATTTTGGATGCAGGCTGTGGATCGGGCTACAAGTCTCTAATTCTGGCAGAAGCAAATCCGGGCGCAAAAATTGTTGGTATTGATTTGTCTCCAAAATCCGTTGAGCTGGCGGAAAAGCGGCTGAAGCACCACGGGTTTGACAATGCCGTCTTCTACGCAATGTCTATCTACGATCTGCCGCAGCTCAACATGCAGTTTGACTATATTAACTGCGACGAAGTGCTGTATCTGTTGCCCGATCCCCTTGCTGGACTGCAAGCCATGCAAGCTGTGCTAAAACCAGACGGTCTAATTCGCACCAACCTGCACAACGCTTACCAGCGCAGTATGTTTTACCGGGCGCAAAACCTGTTTAAGCTGATGGGCTTAATGGACGAGGCTCCGGGCGAAATGGAAGAGGAAGCGGTTGCTGAAACCATGCAGGCGCTCAAGCCAACCACTCGCCTGCGAATGGAAGCCTGGGAAAAGCGCTATGAAACGGGGGAGCTAACGCCGGATCAGAAAAAGGAGCTACTTTATTCCAACCATCTACTGGTCGGCGATAAGGGCTTTACAGTTCCCGATATGTTTGAGATGCTGCATCAGTCCGATCTAGAACTGGTGAGCATGGTGAACTGGCGACACTGGGACGTGATCGATCTGTTTCAGAAGCCGGACGATCTGCCTGCGCTGTGGGCAATGGGCTTGGAGAACGCCACGATCGAGGAAAAGCTGCGCCTCTATGAACTACTCAACCCGGTACATCGCCTGATGGACTTCTGGTGCGGACATCCCAGCGAGCCTGCGACAACGATTGATGACTGGAGCGATACGGACTGGGAAGGGGCGATCGTCCATCTCCATCCTCAGCTTCGGATTGAGGCAGTGAAGGAAAAGCTGCTGGAGAGCGTCAGCCGGATGGTTCCGTTTGAGATTAGCCAGTTTGTGCCGATGCCTGCCCTCAGCCCGATTTGCCTCGAAAGCGCGACTGCCTCCTGTCTGCTGCCCCTATGGGAATCTCCGCAACCAATCTACGCTCTGGCTGAGCGTTTCCGTCGAGTACGTCCTGTTAACCCTGCTACCTTGGAACCGATCGCCGCTACGGATGCCTTTACTCAGGTCAAGCAGATGCTATGCCTCTTAGAGCCGTTTTTGTACGTTCTACTAGAACGCTAG
- a CDS encoding type IV pilin-like G/H family protein: MKTELKAKFLQHLLNKKKNDEGFTLIELLVVIIIIGILAAIALPSFLNQANRARQSEAASYVGSINRGQQAFYLQNDSFSGNLSSLELGISNSKYYTYTTGGASLGAQATTLAAVQTGSVKPFSGIVWTEATAEGTTTRARVCKETATPATNCATP, translated from the coding sequence ATGAAGACCGAACTGAAAGCAAAATTCCTGCAACACCTGCTGAACAAGAAGAAGAACGACGAAGGCTTTACCCTGATCGAACTGCTGGTGGTCATCATCATCATCGGTATTCTGGCTGCGATCGCTCTGCCGTCGTTCCTGAACCAGGCAAACCGTGCGCGTCAGTCTGAAGCAGCAAGCTACGTGGGTTCGATCAATCGCGGTCAGCAGGCATTCTACCTGCAAAACGACTCCTTCTCCGGCAACCTCAGCTCCTTAGAACTGGGTATTTCCAACAGCAAATACTACACCTACACCACGGGCGGCGCAAGCTTGGGAGCTCAGGCAACGACGCTGGCAGCAGTGCAGACGGGTTCTGTGAAGCCCTTCAGCGGCATTGTGTGGACGGAAGCAACGGCAGAAGGAACGACGACGCGGGCACGAGTTTGCAAAGAAACCGCAACTCCCGCCACCAACTGCGCTACCCCCTAA
- a CDS encoding type IV pilin-like G/H family protein, with the protein MKTELKAKFLQHLLNKKKNDEGFTLIELLVVIIIIGILAAIALPSFLNQANRARQSEAASYVGSINRGQQAFYLQNDSFSGNLSSLELGISNSKYYTYTTGGASLGAQATTLAAVQTGSVKPFSGIVWTEATAEGTTTRARVCKEIAAATSTCATP; encoded by the coding sequence ATGAAGACCGAACTGAAAGCAAAATTCCTGCAACACCTGCTGAACAAGAAGAAGAACGACGAAGGCTTTACCCTGATCGAACTGCTGGTGGTCATCATCATCATCGGTATTCTGGCTGCGATCGCTCTGCCGTCGTTCCTGAACCAGGCAAACCGTGCGCGTCAGTCTGAAGCAGCAAGCTACGTGGGTTCGATCAATCGCGGTCAGCAGGCATTCTACCTGCAAAACGACTCCTTCTCCGGCAACCTCAGCTCCTTAGAACTGGGTATTTCCAACAGCAAATACTACACCTACACCACGGGCGGCGCAAGCTTGGGAGCTCAGGCAACGACGCTGGCAGCAGTGCAGACGGGTTCTGTGAAGCCCTTCAGCGGCATTGTGTGGACGGAAGCAACGGCAGAAGGAACGACGACGCGGGCACGAGTTTGCAAGGAAATCGCAGCCGCAACGAGCACCTGTGCAACCCCCTAA
- a CDS encoding O-linked N-acetylglucosamine transferase, SPINDLY family protein — MSQSMLSQPAEILNTDLHQIAENAFTTGDYAQAALLYEQLAEQESDCVHHFWMLGLAQLLAGAEAEAQLVWMMPLAEVEAEEAEALTAELLQVLLTHVEQFETAKSWQQSWLIRQHIRVIDPENILNLLNLLRLGVTLNLLNDDYISELGIVELLRSSPELDLDEGLLLQTVQQVVDYGYDDAQVIAFAEAAMLHVKTDEAVFVILLSHAYRMFYYSTTGAARLAAFYGKLCMPYGYPHPDTMRLMAAACDLLGRFGEAIDYARKFRDASTELDAKIVANGMLGGRMLRAGYSWEEATALFEEAKGYLRQLFEQYEPRDDRELQFSLISIGFFYAYFLDDNPVELRSLQNQAAKLFQQDIRFRARDQIEQCEAYQQRFTAPVIQAARTQRKLKIAYIARYLRKHPVGILARWLLKYHDRDRYDIYTYHVDAKETSDFTEQWFIKNSTRSARFDEGTSVGIAKHICEHDQIDILVDLDSITCDHTSGVMALRPAPVQVTWMGLDASGIPAIDYYLADPYVLPESAQDYYSEKIWRLPHTYLAIDGFEVGVPTLRRDRLGIPQDAVVYLTAQNGQKRHPDTVRIQLRVLKNVPNSYLLVRGIADEGMVRSVFFRIAEEEGVAFDRLKFLPRDPDEETHRANLGIADVVLDTFPYNGATTTMETLWMGVPIVTKVGQQWAARNSYTMMTNAGVSEGIAWSDEEYVEWGIRLGEDAQLREQISLRLKQSRQTAPLWDTEKFTREVERAYEQMWDLYLQQGRFGWT; from the coding sequence ATGAGCCAGTCCATGCTTTCCCAACCCGCCGAAATTTTGAACACCGACCTGCATCAGATCGCCGAAAATGCCTTTACCACAGGCGATTATGCTCAAGCCGCCTTGCTCTACGAACAGCTTGCAGAACAGGAATCTGATTGCGTTCACCATTTCTGGATGCTGGGCTTGGCGCAATTGCTGGCAGGAGCAGAAGCAGAGGCACAGTTGGTCTGGATGATGCCTTTGGCGGAGGTTGAAGCAGAGGAAGCAGAGGCTTTAACGGCGGAGTTGCTTCAGGTGTTGCTGACCCACGTAGAGCAGTTTGAAACTGCCAAGTCCTGGCAGCAGTCCTGGCTGATTCGGCAGCACATTCGCGTGATCGACCCAGAAAATATCCTGAACCTGTTGAACCTGCTGCGGCTGGGCGTGACGTTAAATTTGCTGAACGATGACTACATCAGCGAACTGGGCATTGTTGAACTGCTGCGATCGTCTCCTGAACTCGATCTAGACGAAGGCTTGCTCCTGCAAACGGTTCAGCAGGTGGTGGACTACGGCTACGACGATGCCCAGGTAATTGCCTTTGCAGAAGCGGCGATGCTGCACGTCAAGACCGATGAGGCAGTCTTTGTGATTCTGCTGTCCCATGCCTACCGGATGTTCTACTACAGCACGACGGGGGCGGCAAGGCTGGCGGCATTCTATGGCAAGCTCTGTATGCCCTACGGCTATCCCCATCCGGACACAATGCGGCTCATGGCGGCAGCCTGCGATCTGCTGGGCAGGTTCGGGGAGGCGATCGACTATGCCCGCAAGTTTCGCGATGCCTCTACGGAACTGGATGCCAAGATTGTTGCAAACGGAATGCTGGGCGGCAGAATGCTGCGGGCAGGATATTCCTGGGAGGAAGCAACGGCTCTGTTTGAGGAAGCAAAGGGCTATTTGCGGCAGCTCTTTGAACAGTATGAGCCACGGGACGATCGCGAACTCCAGTTTTCGCTAATTAGCATTGGCTTTTTCTACGCCTATTTCCTGGACGACAATCCAGTAGAGCTACGATCGCTGCAAAATCAGGCGGCTAAGCTGTTTCAGCAGGATATACGGTTCCGTGCCCGCGACCAGATTGAGCAGTGCGAGGCGTATCAGCAGCGATTCACCGCTCCGGTGATTCAGGCGGCTCGGACGCAGCGCAAACTCAAAATTGCCTACATTGCCCGCTATCTGAGAAAGCATCCGGTTGGCATTCTGGCACGCTGGCTGCTGAAGTATCACGATCGCGATCGCTATGACATTTACACCTATCATGTTGATGCCAAGGAAACGAGCGATTTTACGGAACAGTGGTTTATCAAAAACTCGACGCGATCGGCACGGTTTGATGAGGGCACCAGCGTCGGCATTGCCAAGCATATCTGTGAGCATGACCAGATTGATATTTTGGTAGACCTGGACAGCATTACCTGCGACCATACCAGCGGCGTGATGGCGCTCCGTCCGGCTCCTGTGCAAGTCACATGGATGGGTCTGGATGCGTCCGGCATTCCGGCGATCGACTACTACCTGGCAGATCCCTACGTACTGCCTGAATCGGCACAGGACTACTACAGCGAAAAAATCTGGCGACTGCCCCACACCTACCTGGCGATCGATGGGTTTGAAGTGGGCGTGCCTACCCTGCGGCGCGATCGACTGGGCATCCCTCAGGATGCGGTGGTTTACTTGACGGCTCAAAACGGTCAGAAACGCCACCCGGATACAGTGCGGATTCAGCTGCGCGTCCTCAAGAATGTTCCTAACAGCTATTTGCTGGTGCGCGGCATTGCAGATGAGGGTATGGTGCGAAGCGTGTTTTTCCGGATTGCCGAGGAGGAAGGTGTGGCATTCGATCGCCTGAAGTTTCTGCCCCGCGACCCGGATGAGGAAACCCATCGGGCAAACCTGGGCATTGCCGACGTGGTGCTGGATACCTTTCCCTACAATGGCGCAACGACGACCATGGAAACCCTGTGGATGGGTGTACCGATCGTCACAAAGGTCGGGCAACAGTGGGCGGCTCGCAACAGCTACACGATGATGACCAATGCGGGCGTGAGTGAGGGCATTGCCTGGAGCGACGAAGAATACGTGGAATGGGGCATTCGCCTGGGAGAAGACGCCCAGCTTCGAGAGCAGATTTCCCTGCGGCTAAAGCAGTCCCGCCAGACGGCTCCGCTGTGGGATACGGAAAAGTTTACCCGCGAAGTCGAACGTGCCTACGAGCAAATGTGGGATCTGTACTTACAGCAGGGGCGGTTTGGCTGGACGTGA
- a CDS encoding DUF29 domain-containing protein, whose product MTSIVPLSDASQSGDSRSKLYDRDFVLWCEETIAQLKTRDWDKLDAENLIEEIEGLAGRDRREISSRLDVLLSHLLKRLYVDRPEDYRGWEVTIREQRRQIQLLLKQSPSLKNYLLSAFDESWRYALEDVKADYPKTDFPEEWQYSREVEDLLSVPFWSEPSEE is encoded by the coding sequence ATGACCTCAATCGTTCCTCTATCTGATGCCTCTCAGTCTGGAGATTCCCGATCGAAGTTATACGATCGCGACTTTGTGCTGTGGTGCGAAGAGACAATCGCACAGTTAAAGACGCGAGATTGGGACAAACTGGACGCGGAAAACTTGATTGAGGAGATTGAGGGATTGGCAGGTCGCGATCGCCGTGAAATTTCAAGCCGATTGGATGTGCTGTTGAGTCACCTGCTGAAGCGGCTCTATGTTGACCGTCCAGAAGATTACAGAGGCTGGGAAGTCACGATTCGAGAACAGCGGCGGCAAATTCAACTGCTGCTAAAGCAATCCCCCAGCCTCAAAAACTATTTGCTCAGTGCCTTTGACGAGTCGTGGCGATATGCCCTGGAAGACGTGAAAGCGGATTACCCCAAAACAGATTTCCCTGAAGAATGGCAGTACAGCCGCGAAGTTGAGGATCTGCTTTCTGTTCCGTTCTGGTCTGAGCCATCCGAAGAATAA
- a CDS encoding FkbM family methyltransferase: protein MTQSGMQRGTMLGGLLQIRQCGFLPKTVIDVGAALGTFQLYEAFPDCKHFMIEPIAENEPYLAKLCHKLDNAEYLIAAATYENGTMTLRVDADLVHSHSSDAREAEQIAPTVEQRTIATVRLDHLCAERQLSPPYLIKIDVDGNELDVLKGTVGILSQTEYLVIESTLFGQIYDVIDFMRSHGFAMYDILDPGWRPNDRALWQVDLAFVKADSPYRSQKSYIPPAFEANLANHLEGFRQTCIQQIENYPDRQQIAEYPRWIAFPNWNQPEENLFATLSDLLRFVLTHPKRETLTLMIHTGHWSGEAANEAISSVLLYLMNEEGIEAADSTEILLAEPHIITPRLISQTAGRVSFAAEDQAAIHCYEADRLPAIPVTSPMTSPI, encoded by the coding sequence ATGACTCAATCAGGAATGCAAAGAGGCACCATGCTCGGCGGTCTGCTGCAAATTCGGCAGTGTGGCTTTCTACCCAAAACCGTGATCGACGTAGGCGCGGCATTAGGCACCTTTCAGCTTTACGAAGCATTCCCCGACTGCAAGCACTTCATGATTGAGCCGATCGCCGAGAACGAACCCTATCTGGCGAAACTCTGTCACAAATTAGATAATGCCGAGTACCTCATTGCTGCCGCTACCTACGAGAATGGCACGATGACCCTGCGTGTAGACGCCGATCTGGTGCATTCCCATTCCTCTGATGCCAGGGAGGCTGAACAAATTGCCCCTACCGTCGAACAGCGCACCATTGCCACCGTCAGGCTGGATCATCTCTGTGCCGAAAGACAGCTCTCGCCGCCCTACCTGATCAAAATCGATGTGGATGGCAACGAACTGGATGTGCTGAAGGGAACAGTGGGTATCCTGTCGCAGACCGAATATCTGGTCATCGAGTCCACCCTGTTTGGACAGATCTACGACGTGATCGACTTTATGCGATCGCACGGCTTCGCCATGTACGACATCCTCGATCCGGGCTGGAGACCCAACGATCGTGCCCTGTGGCAGGTGGATCTGGCATTTGTCAAAGCAGACAGCCCCTATCGCTCGCAGAAATCCTACATCCCACCAGCATTTGAGGCGAATCTCGCAAACCATCTGGAGGGCTTTCGTCAGACCTGCATTCAGCAAATCGAGAATTACCCCGATCGCCAGCAGATTGCAGAATATCCTCGCTGGATTGCCTTTCCAAACTGGAACCAGCCCGAAGAAAACCTATTTGCCACGCTGTCAGACCTGCTGCGGTTCGTCCTCACCCACCCTAAGCGCGAAACCCTGACGCTGATGATCCACACGGGACACTGGAGCGGAGAGGCTGCCAACGAAGCCATTTCCAGCGTTTTACTGTACCTGATGAACGAGGAAGGCATCGAAGCCGCAGACAGCACCGAAATCCTCCTGGCTGAACCGCACATTATTACCCCTCGATTGATCAGCCAGACGGCAGGACGGGTATCCTTCGCAGCAGAGGATCAGGCTGCAATTCACTGCTATGAAGCCGATCGCCTACCAGCAATTCCAGTGACTAGCCCAATGACCAGCCCGATCTAG